The proteins below come from a single Elgaria multicarinata webbii isolate HBS135686 ecotype San Diego chromosome 11, rElgMul1.1.pri, whole genome shotgun sequence genomic window:
- the ATXN7L3 gene encoding ataxin-7-like protein 3 isoform X1: MKMEDMTLSSLDNSKLEAVAHDIYTDLIEDACLGLCFEVHRAVKCGYFFLDDTDPDSMKDFEIVDQPGLDIFGQVYNQWKNKECVCPNCSRSIAASRFAPHLEKCLGMGRNSSRIANRRIASSNNMNKSESDQEDNDDINDNDWSYGSEKKAKKRKSDKNPNSPRRSKSLKHKNGELSGNPDPFKYNNSAGINYETLGPEELRTLLTTQCGVISEHTKKMCTRSLRCPQHTDEQRRSVRVYLLGPSASLPEAEGNVENDSFDVAESQALMSRLQWDGSSDISPSDSASSKASTNNSESRKTKKKKPHMSLVGGAPGMSSSKKKLKPKPLAPPTPSLYDDIN; the protein is encoded by the exons ATGAAAATGGAGGACATGACTTTGTCAAGCCTGGATAACAGCAAGCTGGAG GCTGTGGCTCATGATATTTATACAGACTTGATTGAGGATGCTTGCCTGGGCTTGTGCTTTGAGGTGCACCGTGCTGTCAAATGTGGCTACTTCTTTTTGGATGACACAGACCCTGATAGTATGAAGGACTTTG AAATTGTAGATCAGCCAGGGCTGGATATCTTTGGCCAGGTCTACAACCAATGGAAGAACAAGGAATGTGTTTGTCCAAACTGCAGCCGAAGTATTGCCGCCTCCCGCTTCGCCCCACACTTGGAGAAGTGCCTTGGTATGGGCCGGAACAGCAGCCGCATAGCCAATCGGAG GATAGCAAGTAGTAACAACATGAACAAATCCGAGAGTGACCAAGAGGACAATGATGACATAAATGATAATGACTGGTCCTATGGATCTGAGAAGAAAG cAAAGAAGAGAAAATCGGATAAG AATCCCAATTCACCCCGAAGATCCAAATCCCTGAAACATAAAAATG GGGAGCTGAGTGGTAACCCAGACCCATTCAAG TATAACAACTCTGCTGGAATCAACTATGAAACGTTGGGCCCTGAGGAGCTCCGTACTTTGCTCACTACG CAATGTGGGGTGATCTCTGAACATACCAAGAAGATGTGTACACG GTCTCTGCGTTGCCCCCAGCACACGGACGAACAGCGGAGGTCAGTCAGGGTCTACCTCCTGGGACCCTCTGC CTCACTTCCTGAGGCTGAAGGAAACGTGGAGAACGATAGTTTTGATGTGGCAGAAAGTCAAGCCCTCATGAGTAGACTACAATGGGATGGATCCTCAGACATCTCTCCCTCTGACTCAGCTTCATCAAAAGCAA GTACAAACAACTCAGAGTCCCGAAAAACCAAAAAGAAGAAACCACACATGAGCCTGGTAGGAGGTGCTCCAGGAATGAGCTCCAGTAAGAAGAAACTGAAGCCTAAACCACTtgcacctcccactcccagcctctatgATGACATCAACTGA
- the ATXN7L3 gene encoding ataxin-7-like protein 3 isoform X2 has product MKMEDMTLSSLDNSKLEAVAHDIYTDLIEDACLGLCFEVHRAVKCGYFFLDDTDPDSMKDFEIVDQPGLDIFGQVYNQWKNKECVCPNCSRSIAASRFAPHLEKCLGMGRNSSRIANRRIASSNNMNKSESDQEDNDDINDNDWSYGSEKKAKKRKSDKNPNSPRRSKSLKHKNGELSGNPDPFKYNNSAGINYETLGPEELRTLLTTQCGVISEHTKKMCTRSLRCPQHTDEQRSSLPEAEGNVENDSFDVAESQALMSRLQWDGSSDISPSDSASSKASTNNSESRKTKKKKPHMSLVGGAPGMSSSKKKLKPKPLAPPTPSLYDDIN; this is encoded by the exons ATGAAAATGGAGGACATGACTTTGTCAAGCCTGGATAACAGCAAGCTGGAG GCTGTGGCTCATGATATTTATACAGACTTGATTGAGGATGCTTGCCTGGGCTTGTGCTTTGAGGTGCACCGTGCTGTCAAATGTGGCTACTTCTTTTTGGATGACACAGACCCTGATAGTATGAAGGACTTTG AAATTGTAGATCAGCCAGGGCTGGATATCTTTGGCCAGGTCTACAACCAATGGAAGAACAAGGAATGTGTTTGTCCAAACTGCAGCCGAAGTATTGCCGCCTCCCGCTTCGCCCCACACTTGGAGAAGTGCCTTGGTATGGGCCGGAACAGCAGCCGCATAGCCAATCGGAG GATAGCAAGTAGTAACAACATGAACAAATCCGAGAGTGACCAAGAGGACAATGATGACATAAATGATAATGACTGGTCCTATGGATCTGAGAAGAAAG cAAAGAAGAGAAAATCGGATAAG AATCCCAATTCACCCCGAAGATCCAAATCCCTGAAACATAAAAATG GGGAGCTGAGTGGTAACCCAGACCCATTCAAG TATAACAACTCTGCTGGAATCAACTATGAAACGTTGGGCCCTGAGGAGCTCCGTACTTTGCTCACTACG CAATGTGGGGTGATCTCTGAACATACCAAGAAGATGTGTACACG GTCTCTGCGTTGCCCCCAGCACACGGACGAACAGCGGAG CTCACTTCCTGAGGCTGAAGGAAACGTGGAGAACGATAGTTTTGATGTGGCAGAAAGTCAAGCCCTCATGAGTAGACTACAATGGGATGGATCCTCAGACATCTCTCCCTCTGACTCAGCTTCATCAAAAGCAA GTACAAACAACTCAGAGTCCCGAAAAACCAAAAAGAAGAAACCACACATGAGCCTGGTAGGAGGTGCTCCAGGAATGAGCTCCAGTAAGAAGAAACTGAAGCCTAAACCACTtgcacctcccactcccagcctctatgATGACATCAACTGA